The Natribaculum luteum genome contains the following window.
GGACGACCTCAAAGAACAGATTCGGGAGCTGTACTGAAAATGAAAGAATACCAAACTATCACGGAGATCAGCGGTCCGCTGGTGTTCGCCGAAGTCGACGAACCCGTCGGGTACGACGAGATCGTCGAAATCGAGACGCAAGAAGGCGAGACCCTGCGCGGACAGGTACTGGAGTCGAGCGAAGGGATCGTCTCGATCCAGGTGTTCGAGGGGACCGGCGGTATCGACCGCAACGCCTCGGTACGCTTCCTGGGCGAGACGATGAAGATGCCCGTCACCGAGGACCTCCTCGGACGCGTCCTCGACGGGTCGGGTAACCCGATCGACGGGGGCCCGGAGATCGTCCCCGACGAACGACGCGACATCGTCGGCGCGGCGATCAACCCCTACTCCCGGGAGTATCCCGAGGAGTTCATCCAGACGGGTGTCAGCGCCATCGACGGCATGAACACCCTCGTTCGAGGGCAGAAGCTGCCGATCTTCTCCGGATCGGGGCTGCCACACAACGACCTCTCGCTCCAGATCGCACGACAGGCGACCGTGCCGGAAGAAGAAGGAGAGGGCGAAGAAGGCTCCGAGTTCGCAGTCATCTTCGGCGCGATGGGTATCACCCAGGAGGAAGCAAACGAGTTCATGGCCGACTTCGAGCGCACGGGCGCACTCGAGCGCTCGGTCGTCTTCATGAACCTCGCGGACGACCCCGCAGTCGAGCGGACGGTCACGCCGCGACTCGCGCTGACGACCGCGGAGTATCTCGCCTTCGAGAAGGGGTATCACGTGCTCGTCATCCTCACCGACATCACCAACTACTGTGAGGCGCTGCGAGAGATCGGTGCCGCCCGTGAGGAGGTTCCGGGTCGTCGTGGCTACCCCGGGTACATGTACACCGACCTGGCCCAGCTCTACGAGCGTGCCGGTCGGATCAAAGGCCGTGAGGGATCGGTCACACAGATTCCGATCCTCACGATGCCCGGCGACGACGACACCCACCCGATCCCCGACCTGACGGGGTACATCACGGAGGGACAGATCGTGATGGATCGGGACCTCAACAGCCAGGGTATCGAGCCGCCGATCAACGTCCTGCCGAGCCTCTCTCGGCTGATGGACGACGGGATCGGCGAGGGGCTCACCCGCGCCGACCACGCCGACGTCTCAGACCAGATGTACGCCGCGTACGCGGAGGGTGAAGACCTTCGCGACCTCGTGAACATCGTCGGTCGCGAAGCGCTCAGCGAGCGGGACAACAAGTACCTCGACTTCGCCGACCGCTTCGAAGAGGAGTTCGTCCAGCAGGGCTACGAGACGAACCGCTCGATCGACGAGACGCTCGAGATCGGCTGGGACCTGCTGTCGATGCTACCCAAGGAGGAACTCAACCGCGTCGACGAGGACCTCATCGCGGAACACTACCGCGAAGACGAGGGCGAGCAGGTCGAAGCGACCGCCGACTGACGCTCACGACGTTCGTCTCGTCTTTTCTCCTCGCCTCGCACTCGAGAGCGGTAGGTCCATCTCGAGGCCGTTCGACGAATCGGTAACAATCGAGCCGTCGGCGTGCAAATCGGTGTATCGGATAGCCGTCAGGTACCACAAACGCCATAACGATAATGAATAATCGTATGGGTGTATGCAAAAGCCACTACTCGTTACGGAGTTTCTCGACCGGGCGCGCGAGTACTACGCGGACGACGAGGCGGTCGTCGCGACGACCGGCGAGCGGTACACGTACGGCGAGCTCGGCGAGCGCGCCGATCGGTTCTCGTCCGCGTTGCAGGAGCGGGGCATCGAGAAAGGCGACCGCGTGGCAGTGCTCGACCCCAACACGCACTACCACCTCGAGGTAGCCTACGGGTCGATGCAGATCGGGGCGGTTCACACGCCGCTTAACTACCGGCTGACGCCCGCCGACTTCGCGTACATCCTCGAGGACGCGGGCGTGGACGCGATCTACGCCGACTACGAGTACGCCGAGAAGATCGAGCCGATCCGCGACGACGTCCCGACGGAGACGTTCCTCACGAACGACGCCGAGGCTGTGGACGGCGACTGGGAGGAGTTCGACGAGGTACTCGAGGACGCGGGCACCGAGTACGAGCGGCCGACGATGGTCGAAGACGAGGTCATCACGATCAACTACACGTCGGGAACGACTGGCGACCCGAAAGGTGTCTGTCGGACCCACCGGACGGAGACGATCCACGCCTACCTGATCGCGAACCACCTGGAGATCGCCGACGACGACGTCTACCTGTGGACGCTGCCGATGTTCCACGTCAACGGCTGGGGGCACATCTACGCCGTCACGGGCATGGGTGCGAAACACGTCTGTACGCGTGGCGTCGACGCCGAGTGGATCTTCGACACCGTCCGCGAGGAGGACGTCTCCTACATGTGTGGCGCACCGACGGTGCTGAACATGCTGATCGACTACCACGGCGAACACGACGTCGAGACGAGCGGAGAAAACGACGTCCGGATCGCCACTGCGGGGAGTGCGCCGCCGGAGGCGACCATCCGAACGGTCGAAGACGAGTTCGGCTGGTACCTGAAACACGTCTACGGCGCGACGGAGACCGGGCCGCTGATCACCACCTCGGACGCCTGTCGGACCTTCGACGACGACTCCCCGGATCGGTTCGCGGTCAAGAAGCGCCAGGGGCTCGGCTTTCTGGGCACCGAGATCCGCGTCGTCGACGAGGGCGGCGAGGACGTCTCCCGCGACGACGAGACGATCGGCGAGGTCGTCGTCCGCGGCAACCAGGTGATGGACCACTACTGGAACAAACCGGAGGCCACGGAGGAGGCGTTCAACGACCGCGTCGAGGGCTACTACCACATGGGCGACCTCGCAACCGTCGACGACAACGGCATGATCTCGATCCAGGACCGCAAGAAAGACATCATCATCTCGGGTGGGGAGAACATCTCGAGTATCGAACTCGAGGACACGCTGTTCGACCACGACGCGGTCGCCGACGTGGCCGTGATCCCCGCACCGAGCGACGAGTGGGGCGAGACGCCCAAAGCGTTCGTCGTCCCCTCGAACGGAGATCCGGAGAATCCGCCGGTCTCCGAGGAAGAACTCACGGAGTACACCCGCGAGAACCTGGCGGGATACAAGGCGGTTCGGCGGGTCGAGTACGTCAGGCAGCTCCCGACGACGGCGACCGGCAAGGTTCAGAAGTACGAACTCCGCGAGCGAGAGTGGGAAGACGAAGACCGGATGGTCGGGCAGGGCTGACATTGCCTGCTGTACCCGTGTTCCGAAAACGGCCGGGCTGCTCGCGGTTTTCGGGACCGACACACAGCAGACGTGATGAAGCCGACGCCGGCGACCGACGAGGTCCGGACTACTCGTCCCACCGGCTGTCGACGCCCCACTCGTCGCGATCGGTGCGGTCGTCCCGGTCGGTCCGTCGATCGGGCGACTCGCGCCGATCCGTCTCGTCGAGGCCACCGCGTTCTCTCGCGATCCGTTCGGCCTCCTCGCGGTCGACAACCGTCGGATTCGAGGTTTCTCCGGCGATGAGCAGCCACAGCACGAGCGGTGCTGCGAGCGCGAACAGCACGAACAGCACGAACAACTCTGCCGCCATCTCGGTTTCACACTCGGTCGTGCCAACACAAAGATTTTATCGTCAGGTTAAGATGTACTCCTATGTCCAGTACGGAAGATATCGGCGAACACGGCTGTCCGAAGTGCGGGCACACGGAAACGGAAGTCGACGAGATCGCGACGACCGGATCCGGTCTCTCGAAGATGTTCGACATCCAGAACCGGAGGTTCACCGTCATTTCGTGTGCGAACTGCGGCTACGCCGAACTGTACAAGGGCCGATCGTCCGGCGACGTCATCGACCTCTTTCTTGGGTAGCCACACCGACCGTCGACCGACCTTCCACGATCCATCGCCACTCCCGCGTTTGACGCGCTCGAACGTTTCGCATCGATACGGCACCAGACCGAGCGGCGTCCGCTCGCACACTCGACCCGTAAACGTCGTCGAGGACGGAACAAAACTGTAAACAGTTATCCGACTGGGGGCGTAAGGCACCCACAAGATGGCCAAGGACGTCAAGCCCACCCGTAAAAACCTGATGGCGATCGACGATCGCATCGATCTTTCGGAGCGGGGCCACGGCACGCTCGAGAAGAAACGCGACGGGCTCATCATGGAGTTCATGGACATCCTCGACAAGGCCCAGGACGTTCGCGGGGAGCTGTCCGACGACTACGAGGAAGCCCAGAAGAAGATCAACATGGCACGCGCCATGGAAGGCGACGTCGCAGTCCGGGGAGCCGCGGCCGCACTCGAGGAACACCCGGAGATCACGACCGAGGCAAAAAACATCATGGGCGTCGTCGTCCCGCAGATCGAGTCCTCCCGGGTCTCGAAGAGCCTCGATCAGCGTGGCTACGGTGTACTCGGCACCTCCGCGCGCATCGACGAGGCTGCAGAGGCCTACGAGGACCTCCTGGAGAGCATCATCCTCGCCGCCGAGGTCGAGACGGCGATGAAGAAGATGCTTCGCGAGATCGAGACGACCAAGCGCCGCGTCAACGCCCTCGAGTTCAAACTCCTGCCGGAGCTCTACGAGAACAAAGAGTACATCGAGCAGAAACTCGAGGAGCAAGAGCGCGAGGAGATCTTCCGCCTGAAGAAGATCAAAGAGAAGAAAGAACAGGAAGAACAGCGGGAGGCAGAGGCGGCCGACGAGGAGACCGAAAGCGACGAAGCGGTCGAGCAGGCGACGGCGGGTGGCGTACCGGGCGGCGACTGACCGATGGCCTGTTCGGTATGTGGAGCCGAGACGGTCGACTTTCTCGTTCCCGACGCGTACCGCGAGTACGCACCGGACGGTGCACACGCCGCGTCGATCTGCTCTCGGTGTCTCACGGTCGAGGCGGCAGACGAGGGGTGTGAAGATCCGGACTTCACACGGGTGAGCGGTGCGTTCCCGACGCGTCCCGACGCGGCGGTCCCGCTCGCGCTGGCGCTCGGTTGCTGTGAGTCGCTCGCGACGAACCGCGCGGCCCTCGAGACCCTGCTCGAGCGGATCGAACGGGCGGGCGTCGACCCGTTGCTGGCGCTCGATCGACTGCTCGCGGAGCCGTCGGTCGAGCCCGCGATCGATCTCGAGCGCAGACGAGTACAACTCGAGGCGTTGCTGTACTGATACGGACCGCTGTACGTCAGTTTCGGCACAACCACAGACTGTTCGCGATTGTGCCGGGAACCCGTTACAGCAGACTGTATGACCGACGTCCCGACGATTACGCCGGCGGATCGAGCTTCGTCGCGGTCGCCCGGTGGCGGCGATAGACCGCGTCGGCCCACTCGAGTGCGGCCGGCGAGTCGTTCTGGATCACGCCCTGGACCTCGGCGGCCTCGTTCTGGACGACGACGAACGCCTGGGAGGACGACTGTGTCTCGACGATACCGAGGCCGTACGGAATCGACTGAATCGAGTAGATGTCGAGGGTGCCGTCGACGAGGAGTTTGCGGATCTCTCGTGGGCGGTCCTCGAGCAAGAACGTGGTGAGTTCGTCGGTGAACAGCACTTCGGCGTCGAGCGTGCCGTCGAGAGTCCGGTCGTACAGCTGGTGGCGAAACTGGGGGATGCGGTCGGCCGCGGCGAACCCACGGAGACGATCCGCAGTGCCGATCAGGGACGCGATCTCCTCGAGCGGTTCGTTCGGTGCGTGGGGTTCGCGTTCGTGGACGGTCGCCCCCTCGAGCATGCTGGGGGCCATCGGCGCGTCGTGTGGAACGTACTCGAGGAGGTCGGCGACCCGTGCGATTGCGTCGATCGACTCGAGACGCCGTCGGTGTTCTGCGAGCGCGAGTTGTCCAGCGACGGTGAGCCGATACGCGCCGTCGGTCCGGTCGACGAAGGCGAGCCACTCGAGTTCTCGAATCGCCCGATCGATCGTCGAGCGCGAACACTCGAGCGCGTCGACGATGTCGCGTTTGTCCCGAGGACCATCCTCGAGTGCTGCGAGGAGAGATCGCCGCCGGGTGATCGTCTCGAGGACGGAATCGTCAGGAGAAGCTGGCATCGGAACTGTTTAACCCCGAATACATATCTATTCGACAAAAATTACACGGTTTCTATCAGTTTGCCGATCAGACGCCGGTCGAGTACCGGAGAATGCCGGCGATGCCGCCGAATGCGTTGTAGAGCTGCTCGCCTTTCTCGAAATCGGTCGAGATGAACTTGGTCTCGGTGCCTCGCTGTTCGGCGATCCCGATGAGGTGGTCGATGGCGTCTTCTCGCTCGGCCTCGTCGGCGTCGATCTCGGTGTCACACTCGCTGCAGGTGTGTGACGGCGTCGCCTTCCGCTGGTCGAGGAGTTCGCGATCGGTGTTGCCACACTCCGGGCAGTCGTAGATGACGACGTCTTTCCGGAGGTCTTCGCTGATCAGGAGCCGATCGACCGAGCCCATCATCAGGTTGGTCCGGGTCTGCTCGAACCCGTAGGTGGCGAGGTCGCCGGCGTGCAGTTCCTCGAAGAACTGCTCCATCTGCCGTTTGTCCTCCATCACCTCGGCGTCGGCCAGCACGTCCTGTGCGGCGTCGACGAGGTCTTTCAGGCCGGATTCGTCAGTGTAGGCGACGTCGAACTTGCCGAGTACCTTGTCCTGGAGTTCGTGGTGGAGGTAGTCGCCGTCTAAGAACTCGTCTTTGGTGGGCGAGGGACCGCCGACGAGCACGCCATCTAGGTCGTGGCGTTTGGGGACGAACAGATCGTTTGCCATGCCCGCGACCTCCTGGTAGAAGTTGTCGATCGCCTCGAGACGGAGGCGGGCGAATCGCTGTGCGGACTGGCCACCTTTGCGCTGTTTGCCAGGAACGAGCGAGGAGGCCGACTTGACCGGCTCGATCCGCTTGCCTTTGAGCCAGCCGACGTTGGCCTCGCGACGGTCGAGGACGATCAGGCCGTACAGGCCCTTGTCCTCGAGCATCTCCTCGAGCGGTCCGGTGAGGAAGTCGGAGTCGCAGTGATAGCGAAACGACTCGATAGGCTGGGGCGGTCTCTCCAGGACGTTGGTGACCATCTCGGTCCGGCCACCGCCGGAGTCGACGGCACCCGAGAACAGCACCATGCCGTTCTCCGGCGGCTCCTTGTAGTACTTGAGTCGATCCTTGATGCTCGTCAGCGCGTCCTGAACGTTCGTCCGGGTCTGTTTGGACTTGATGTTCGACGCCTCGCTGTGTTCCTGGGTGACGTGGGCGACGACGTCGCTGATCTGGCGATCCTCGGGGACGTAGATGGAGACTAGCTGCGTGCCCGAGCCCTCGTAGTTTTTGAGGTCCTCGATTACCTTCCGGAACTCGTATTTTTTCCGGTCGGATTGTTCCTGCTCGCCCTCCTGGCTCATTGACTGTACAAAGTGGTGCTGTGGGTAAGTATCCTTTGACACGCTACACGCCCGACGACTGCGATCAGGCGGCTGTCACTTTCCTTCGCGTGCGTGTGGTCACGATTTAAGACGTTCCCGCCACACTGTCTGGACAACGACCGAGTATGTCCGAACAAACGGTGTACGCCATCGCGAGCGGTAAAGGCGGCGTCGGGAAGACGACGGCGACGGTAAACCTTGGGACGGCGCTCGCACAGGCCGGCGAGCGCGTCGCGATCGTCGACGTCGATCTCGGCATGGCGAACCTCGCCGGGTTCATCAGCCTGAACGCCGATTCGACCACCCTCCACGACGTGTTGGCCGGTAACGCGTCGATCCACGAGGCCACGTACAAGATAGCAGACAACATCGTCGCGATACCGAGCGGAACGGATCTCGACGAGTACGCGGCGACGTCGCCCGAAGGGCTCCGTGACGCCGTCGAGACGCTCCGCGAGCAGTTCGACTACGTCCTGCTCGACGTCGGGGCGGGCGTGAGCCACGAGACCGTCCTCCCGCTCGGGCTCGCCGACGCCGTCGTGCTCGTCTCCACACCCGAACCTGCCGCCGTCCACGACGCGAAAAAGACTCTCGAGTTGACCGACCGCGCCGGCGGCCGTGTCGAGGGACTCGTGATCAACCGAACCCGTCCGGCGGGCGACGTTTCCTACGACGAAATCGCGTCCCGACTCGACGTGTCGCTGCTCGCGACGGTTCCGGACGATCCGACCGTTCGCGAGAGCGTCTACGCCGGGACGCCGCTCGTGGTCCACGATCCCGAGAGCCCCGCAGCTGCTTCGTACCGCCGTCTCGCTGCCGAAATAGCCGGAGTCGAAATGCCAGACGACGACTCCGACGACGAAGACACACTCGAGGAAGAGCCAGACGACGACACGACGGTCGCCTCCCACGACGACGTCTCGAGTGCGATCACCGAAGCGGAGTCGAACGCCAACTGATCTCGACGCCGCGTTTTTCCGATCGGTAGTTCCGCGACGATCGATATCCCCCGTCGCCGTCACATCGACCGCGGAGCGGCGACGCCGAGCACCGACAGCGCGTTGGCGATCGTGTGTCTGGCGGCGGCGACCAGCGCGAGTCGCGCCTCGCGCAGGTCCGGATCGACGTCGTCGGCGAGGACCGGACACTCGCGGTAGAAGGCATTGAATCGCTCTGCGAACTCGCGAGTGTAGGTCGCGACCTGGTGGGGTTCGAGGTCGTCGGCAGCGGCGTCGATCACCGACGGGAAGCGCGCGATCGTCTCGAGGAGGTCGCGCTCCTCGGGCGTCTCGAGTAGGGAGGCGTCGACGTCAGTCTCGACCTCGCTCGTCCCGGTTTCGAGGTCGATCCCCGCTTCCTCGAGAATGCCACAGCAACGTGCGTGGACGTACTGGACGTACGGGGCAGACTGGGCCTCGAAGTCGAGCGCGCGGTCCCACTCGAAGGTGATCGCCTTCGTCGGCTGCTTGGCGACGATGTCGTAGCGGACCGCGCCGATCCCGACCTGGTGGGCGATGCGCTCGACGTCCGCCTCGTCCAGGTCGTCGTCGCGGATGCGGTCGTCCAGGCGCGTCTCGACTTCCTCGCGGGCGCGGTCGATCGCCTCGTCGAGCAGGTCGTCCAGGTCGACGCCTGTGCCCCGGCGGGTCGACATCTTCCCCTCTGGCAGGTTGACGTAGGAGTAAAGCACCTGCCGGAGCGGGTCGGTGTCGTTGCCGAGCAACTCGAGCGTCTGCCGGAGCTGTTCGGCCTGGAGCTTGTGGTCTTCGCCGAGCACCGTGACGGCGCGATCGTAGTTGTCGAACTTCCACTCGTGGTGGGCGAGGTCGCGAGTGGGGTAGAGAGAGGTGCCGTCAGAGCGCAGGAAGACGAGGTTCTTGTCGATGCCGTACTCGTCGAGTTCGAGTTGCCAGGCGTCCTCCTCGTAGACCGACTCCTCGAGGTCCTGGATCCGGGAGACGACGTCGTCGGTCGAACCGTCGAACATGAAACGCGTCTCCTTGACGAACTCGTCGAACTCCGCCGGCAGGCGAGCCAGACACTCTTTCATCCCGCCGAGGACCTGGTCGACGACCTCGCTGACCCGCTCGTAGGTCGCCTCGTCGCCCTCCTCGAGTCCCTGCATGATGGCGTCGATCTCGGCCTCGGCCGCCTCGACCTCGCTCTCGGGACCCTCCTCGAGGAACTCGTTGCCCTTGCGGTAGTAGCGTACGAGGTCGTACTCGATGCGGTCGCGTTCGGGCTCGGTCTCGAGGTCGTCCTCGTCGAAGGTCTCGTAGGCCCACGTGAAGACCGCCATCTGCCGGCCGGCGTCGTTGACGTAGTAGTGGCGATCGACGTCGTAGCCAGCGGCGTCGAGGACGTTCGCTACCGCGTCGCCGATGATCGGGTTGCGGGCGCGCCCGACGTGGACCGGTCCCGTCGGGTTCGCGCTCGTGTGTTCGACGACGACCGACTCATCGCGGTTCGGGAGGGTGCCGTAGTCGTCGTCGGTCCCGTTCGCCAGGGTCTCCGCGAAGTAGGCCTCGCTCGGCAGGAAGTTGAGATACGGCCCCTGGGTCTCGACGCGAGAGACGTAGGTCAACTCGTCGGTGTCGATCTCGTCGGCCACGTCTGCGGCGGCCTGTGGCGGGGCCACGCCGAGTTCGCCGGCGAGCCGGAAGGCGACGCTCGAGGCGAGGACGCTGTCGACGTCGTCTGGCGGCTCTTCGATCCCGAGGTCGTCGGTCGGGAGCTCGAGGGTAGAGAGCGCCTCGCGCAAGGCGTCCTCGACCTCCGTGCGTAGGGCAAGGAACATACCCGCCCGTATATTGGCGGGGAGTAAAGGAATGTCGGGTTACGGCGGCGGGCGGCGACCCCAGCTCATACTGATGGCTGTGACTGGTTGCCGACGCAACCGAAGACGGGTCGCGGTTGCGGCGGTAACGACTCACAGCTATCGGTATCAGAGCGTCTTCAGTCCGCTCCCGGTCAGCGGGACGACGACGTCGTCGCTCTCGTCGACGACGCCTTGCTCGCGGTAGTGACGAAGCGCCGCCGGGGCGGCGGCGGCGGTCGGTTCGACGTAGAAGCCGTTCCGGTGGAGTCGATCCAGCGTGGCCTCGACGGGATCGGAGCCGAGTGCGACGACCTCGCCGTCGGTCGCCTCGATGGCCTCGAGGAGCTGGGTCCCCCGGGCGGGTTCGCGGATCTGGATGCCGTCGGCGATGTCGTTGTCGCTGCCGTCCTCGCTGACGACGACGCCGTCGGCTGCGGTCACGATCGGGGCGTACCCGGTGGCCTGTGCGCCGAGCAGACGGGGCATCTCGTCGACGATCCCCGCCTCCTCGAGCAGCGAGAAGCCGCGATAGGCACCGAGAAAGAGCGTGCCGTGTCCGACCGGGAGGACGACCGCGTCAGGGACGGTCCAGTCACGCTGGGCGGCGACCTCGAACGCGAACGTCATCGTCCCGGCGTAAAACGCCGGGTTCCAGGCGTGACTCGCGTACCAGCCCTCGCCGGACTCGACGGCGTCGACGCAGGCGATCGTGACGTCTTCGCGCGTCCCCTCAACTCGAACCGGGCGAGCACCGGCGCGCTGGATCGCCATCAGCTTCGACTGCTTGACGTCCGCCGGCACGTAGATGTCGGCCTCGAGGCCGGCGCGGGCGGCGTAGGTCGCGATGGCGGCACCGGCGTTGCCCGAGGAGTCTTCGATCACCTTCTCGACGCCGAGTTCGACGGCCCGAGAGAGCGTCGTCGTCGCACCACGGTCCTTGAACGAACCCGTCGGGAAGACGTACTCGAGTTTGAACTGGGCGTCCCACCCGGGTGCGTCGACCAGCGGCGTGAACCCCTCGTGGAACGTGACGTGTTTCTCGATCGGGAGGAACTCGAAGAACGTCCACAGGCCGTCGCTCGTGTCGAGTCTGGACAGCGGTAACGGGTTCCCCTCCGGGTGGGGACGGTCGACGAACTCGAGTGCGTGCCCGCACGCACAGCGCCAGGGCTCGTCCGGCCCGGCCTCGTACTCCGCACCGCAGTCGGGGCAGTAGAGATCGGTCGGCATGTTAGTACCTGTCGACGTTCGTCCCGACCGAACAGACGTACTCGCCGGTCGCGACCTGTGGCAGCCGTCGCGCACGCCAGAAGAGCCCGTCGCTGTCGGCGGTGATCTCGGCTTTCGGTTCCCCGAAGGGCGTCGTCACCGTAAACAGCGTGTCGCCGGCGCGAACGCGGTCGCCGAGATCCTTCTCGAACGAGACCAGGCCACCCGCAGGTGCGCCGTACTGCTCGAATCCGGAGGCACGCGTCTGCGCCTCGACGTCGACTTCGCCCTCGAGGAAGCCGTAGTAGGTGAGGACGTTGAAGATGCCCTCGACGCCCTTGCGAATGCTCTCTTCGTCCCAGCCGACGCAGCCGCCGAGTTCCGGATCGATCGTCGGAATGCCCTCGTCTGGGGCGGCCCGGGCGAGCTGGCCGCTGGGTCCTTTCTGGTCGAGGACGTATCCACAGCCGAAGACCTTCGCGAGTTTGAGACAGTCGCCGTGGAGGCGGTGGCGTTTCCCGCACCGAACGCGGGCCTCGTCGATCATCCGACTCGTCGATCCCTGATGGAGGTCGAGGATCAGGTCCGCACGCATCGCCACCTCGAAGGTCGCCGCCGCGATACGCTCGCTCGAGGTCCCGGCCTCGTTGCCGGGGTACGCGCGGTTCATCTTCGTGTCGTCGACCGGGTTTCGGTGTTCGGCCACCTGGAAGGCGTGGTAGTTGACGATCC
Protein-coding sequences here:
- a CDS encoding ATP synthase subunit B produces the protein MKEYQTITEISGPLVFAEVDEPVGYDEIVEIETQEGETLRGQVLESSEGIVSIQVFEGTGGIDRNASVRFLGETMKMPVTEDLLGRVLDGSGNPIDGGPEIVPDERRDIVGAAINPYSREYPEEFIQTGVSAIDGMNTLVRGQKLPIFSGSGLPHNDLSLQIARQATVPEEEGEGEEGSEFAVIFGAMGITQEEANEFMADFERTGALERSVVFMNLADDPAVERTVTPRLALTTAEYLAFEKGYHVLVILTDITNYCEALREIGAAREEVPGRRGYPGYMYTDLAQLYERAGRIKGREGSVTQIPILTMPGDDDTHPIPDLTGYITEGQIVMDRDLNSQGIEPPINVLPSLSRLMDDGIGEGLTRADHADVSDQMYAAYAEGEDLRDLVNIVGREALSERDNKYLDFADRFEEEFVQQGYETNRSIDETLEIGWDLLSMLPKEELNRVDEDLIAEHYREDEGEQVEATAD
- a CDS encoding long-chain-fatty-acid--CoA ligase, with the translated sequence MQKPLLVTEFLDRAREYYADDEAVVATTGERYTYGELGERADRFSSALQERGIEKGDRVAVLDPNTHYHLEVAYGSMQIGAVHTPLNYRLTPADFAYILEDAGVDAIYADYEYAEKIEPIRDDVPTETFLTNDAEAVDGDWEEFDEVLEDAGTEYERPTMVEDEVITINYTSGTTGDPKGVCRTHRTETIHAYLIANHLEIADDDVYLWTLPMFHVNGWGHIYAVTGMGAKHVCTRGVDAEWIFDTVREEDVSYMCGAPTVLNMLIDYHGEHDVETSGENDVRIATAGSAPPEATIRTVEDEFGWYLKHVYGATETGPLITTSDACRTFDDDSPDRFAVKKRQGLGFLGTEIRVVDEGGEDVSRDDETIGEVVVRGNQVMDHYWNKPEATEEAFNDRVEGYYHMGDLATVDDNGMISIQDRKKDIIISGGENISSIELEDTLFDHDAVADVAVIPAPSDEWGETPKAFVVPSNGDPENPPVSEEELTEYTRENLAGYKAVRRVEYVRQLPTTATGKVQKYELREREWEDEDRMVGQG
- a CDS encoding zinc ribbon domain-containing protein; the encoded protein is MSSTEDIGEHGCPKCGHTETEVDEIATTGSGLSKMFDIQNRRFTVISCANCGYAELYKGRSSGDVIDLFLG
- a CDS encoding V-type ATP synthase subunit D → MAKDVKPTRKNLMAIDDRIDLSERGHGTLEKKRDGLIMEFMDILDKAQDVRGELSDDYEEAQKKINMARAMEGDVAVRGAAAALEEHPEITTEAKNIMGVVVPQIESSRVSKSLDQRGYGVLGTSARIDEAAEAYEDLLESIILAAEVETAMKKMLREIETTKRRVNALEFKLLPELYENKEYIEQKLEEQEREEIFRLKKIKEKKEQEEQREAEAADEETESDEAVEQATAGGVPGGD
- a CDS encoding DUF6276 family protein, encoding MACSVCGAETVDFLVPDAYREYAPDGAHAASICSRCLTVEAADEGCEDPDFTRVSGAFPTRPDAAVPLALALGCCESLATNRAALETLLERIERAGVDPLLALDRLLAEPSVEPAIDLERRRVQLEALLY
- a CDS encoding helix-turn-helix transcriptional regulator, translating into MPASPDDSVLETITRRRSLLAALEDGPRDKRDIVDALECSRSTIDRAIRELEWLAFVDRTDGAYRLTVAGQLALAEHRRRLESIDAIARVADLLEYVPHDAPMAPSMLEGATVHEREPHAPNEPLEEIASLIGTADRLRGFAAADRIPQFRHQLYDRTLDGTLDAEVLFTDELTTFLLEDRPREIRKLLVDGTLDIYSIQSIPYGLGIVETQSSSQAFVVVQNEAAEVQGVIQNDSPAALEWADAVYRRHRATATKLDPPA
- the prf1 gene encoding peptide chain release factor aRF-1, which encodes MSQEGEQEQSDRKKYEFRKVIEDLKNYEGSGTQLVSIYVPEDRQISDVVAHVTQEHSEASNIKSKQTRTNVQDALTSIKDRLKYYKEPPENGMVLFSGAVDSGGGRTEMVTNVLERPPQPIESFRYHCDSDFLTGPLEEMLEDKGLYGLIVLDRREANVGWLKGKRIEPVKSASSLVPGKQRKGGQSAQRFARLRLEAIDNFYQEVAGMANDLFVPKRHDLDGVLVGGPSPTKDEFLDGDYLHHELQDKVLGKFDVAYTDESGLKDLVDAAQDVLADAEVMEDKRQMEQFFEELHAGDLATYGFEQTRTNLMMGSVDRLLISEDLRKDVVIYDCPECGNTDRELLDQRKATPSHTCSECDTEIDADEAEREDAIDHLIGIAEQRGTETKFISTDFEKGEQLYNAFGGIAGILRYSTGV
- the minD gene encoding cell division ATPase MinD; its protein translation is MSEQTVYAIASGKGGVGKTTATVNLGTALAQAGERVAIVDVDLGMANLAGFISLNADSTTLHDVLAGNASIHEATYKIADNIVAIPSGTDLDEYAATSPEGLRDAVETLREQFDYVLLDVGAGVSHETVLPLGLADAVVLVSTPEPAAVHDAKKTLELTDRAGGRVEGLVINRTRPAGDVSYDEIASRLDVSLLATVPDDPTVRESVYAGTPLVVHDPESPAAASYRRLAAEIAGVEMPDDDSDDEDTLEEEPDDDTTVASHDDVSSAITEAESNAN
- the argS gene encoding arginine--tRNA ligase; protein product: MFLALRTEVEDALREALSTLELPTDDLGIEEPPDDVDSVLASSVAFRLAGELGVAPPQAAADVADEIDTDELTYVSRVETQGPYLNFLPSEAYFAETLANGTDDDYGTLPNRDESVVVEHTSANPTGPVHVGRARNPIIGDAVANVLDAAGYDVDRHYYVNDAGRQMAVFTWAYETFDEDDLETEPERDRIEYDLVRYYRKGNEFLEEGPESEVEAAEAEIDAIMQGLEEGDEATYERVSEVVDQVLGGMKECLARLPAEFDEFVKETRFMFDGSTDDVVSRIQDLEESVYEEDAWQLELDEYGIDKNLVFLRSDGTSLYPTRDLAHHEWKFDNYDRAVTVLGEDHKLQAEQLRQTLELLGNDTDPLRQVLYSYVNLPEGKMSTRRGTGVDLDDLLDEAIDRAREEVETRLDDRIRDDDLDEADVERIAHQVGIGAVRYDIVAKQPTKAITFEWDRALDFEAQSAPYVQYVHARCCGILEEAGIDLETGTSEVETDVDASLLETPEERDLLETIARFPSVIDAAADDLEPHQVATYTREFAERFNAFYRECPVLADDVDPDLREARLALVAAARHTIANALSVLGVAAPRSM